DNA from Streptosporangiales bacterium:
CCGAGTCCGCCCGGTGGCTGTTCGCTGTGCCTGCGGTCGCCCAGCCACTACCGACAGAAGCCACCCCCGTCATACCGCGCCCCCGTGCTCACCTACCCTACGGCTGGCGTGACTTTTCGTTCCAATGGTCCCGACGGGCCGGCCCCCGGGGTCGCGGCGCGGCGCTGGGACTCCAGCGCGAACTCGTCCTGCTCGAGCCGCGAGACGCCGTACCTCTCGGCAACGATCTCCGCGGTCATGCCCATCGGGATCTGAGTGAACGGGTCTGTCAGCATGAGAAGAGTGCCGTCCACCAACTCCCGGCTGGCCAGCCGCCACCCATCGCGGGCCGCGAATTCGTAAAACGGCATGCGGCTCATAGATTCGTTGCCGCCGACGGCCACAACCTCAGCGCCGCCCCAGCGCAAGCGCTGGGCACCCGACCAGATCGCCTGAAGCCCGCTGCCGCACAGCCGGTTGACGTTGAACGCTGGCACACCGGCCGGAACGCCGGCCGCCACGGCCACGCGCCGCGCGTTGTAGGCGTCCGGGCCGACCTGACCCACCTGGCCCATCACCACCTCGTCGACGTCCTCGAGGCGAAGTCCGCTGCGACGCACCCCCTCGGTCAGCGCCACCGCGCCCAGCTCGTGCGCCGGCACCGACGCAAGGCTGCCACCGAAGCTCCCGATGGCGGTTCGTGCGCCGCCGAGCACCACAACATTGTCCGCATCCATGAGTTTCACTCTTGACTATATACCTGCGTTTGACAATAGTGATCAGTGACACTAAGAAAGGGGATAGCGTGACAGAATGTCAGGTGCTCTGGCCGAGCGATCGGATGGGGCCGTTCAACGACTGGCTCGGGTTCGTCTTCGAGGAGGCCACCGGCGAACGGGTGGATGCGGTGTGGACAGTGCGGGAGGAGTTCCTGCAGCCCTTCGGCATCCTTCACGGCGGCATTCACTGCAGCATCGCTGAGGCGTTGGCCAGTCTAGGTGGCTCGATCTGGTTCGGCGACGCTGGCCGGGTCGTCGGTGTCACCAATTCGACGGACTTCTACCGAGCGATCAGCGCGGGGGCGTTGCGGTCAGTGGCTGTGCCGGTGCACCGTGGCCGAGTCCAGCAGGTATGGGACGTCAAGACTCACGACCAAGCCGAGGGCCGACTCATCGCCCGCGCTCAGGTCCGCCTGCAAAACCTGCCGCACCGCGACCATGGCGTGACCAATTAGCGAACATCCGGCGGCAACGCCGCGATCTCGCTGCCCACATTGGGGTTGCCGTTCTCGACCTGCTTGATCAGGTCCTCGATCCATGTCAGCTCGATCTGCACGAGTTCCAGGGTGTTCTCCAAGAGCCGGATCTGCCACCAGAGCAACCCCGGGTGCTGGCTGCGGGAAGCATCCGCGAAGCGGACCAGCCGGGCCTGCCACCTCTCGCGCTGGGCAAGCAGGTCCTGACGCCGGGCCACGAGGGCTTTCAGCTGGTGCTCATGAGAGGTCTTACCGAAGAAGAACATCCGCAGCCGGAACTCGTCCTTCGTCCAGCGCTCCTGCAGAGGCGAGGACAGCCAGTCGTCGACGACCGCGACCCCGCTCTCGGTGGCGCGGTAGAGCCGCTTGTCGGGCCGCCGCTCCTGTCGCTCGGTGCGCGCGGTAATGAGTCCCTCAGTCTCCAGTGCTTTCAGCTCCCGGTATATCTGGCTGTCCGAGGCGTTCCAGACCACGCCGATGCTGCGATCGAAGATGCGCTTGATGTCGTAGCCGGACAACTCTCGGTAGACGAGCAGGCCTAGGATCCCCTCACGCAGCGCCATGGCGTTGCCCCTGCTCTCGTCTCGATCCGTCCGACGGCATACGCCTAAATTCTACCCGCCCACAGCTCGCGGTGCTCACGTGCTAACTTCCTCGGACTGGCGCTCGCTGTACAGCGTCCGCAAGTCGTCGAGGCGCACCTTGCCTCGATCGGTGTAAGGAAGATCCTCAACCACGACGATCTCTCTGGGCAACTTGTAGGCCGATACCACGCTCGCGCAGTGCTTCAGCAGGTCCGCCGCACTGGTCGGCTCCCGCAGGGAGACGAAGCTGACGACCTCCTCGCCGTAGATCGGGTCCAGTACGCCGACCGTGGCAGCGTCCCTGATCGCTGGGTGCTTGCACAAGGCCTCGTTGATCTCCGCTGGCGCAATGTTCACCCCACCGCGGATGATGATGTCCTTGGCGCGGCCGACGATCGTGAGGTAGCCGTCCTCGACAACGCCCAAGTCGCCGGTGTGGATGGCCTCGCGGTCCTCCAGCGGCTCCTCCACACCCGGCCTCACGACGTATCCCCACGCCGCCTGCGGGCCGCCAGTGACGATCTCGCCCTCCGAGCCCGGCGGAACCGCCCGGCCCTCGACTTCAATGCGCAAGCGCTGTGAGGCGGTCGGGAAGCCCACGGTGCCAAGCCGACGGTGACCTGCTCGGTTGCCGGCCATCCAGCCGGCCTCGCTCATGCCGTACATGGTGAGGATCTCCACCCCGTACCTCGCCTCGAACTCGAGCTGGCGCTCCAGGGAGAGCGCCGCGGTGCTGCTGGTCAAGTGGCGCAGGTGTGGGTGGTCGGCCCCGCTGAACTCGACCGGCTCGGCCAACAGCATATTGATGGCGGTCGGGACGCTCACCGCCACGGTGATCCGGTGGTCGACGACCCAGGCGAAGTAGCGCGACCGGGAGAACGTTCTCGCCAGAACGAGGGTGGCACCGGCCAGCAAGGTCGCGGCCAGGGACAGCCCCTGCGGGGAGAGCCAGGTCAGTGCCCGGAACTCCAGGATGCGGTCGTCGGGGCGAAGG
Protein-coding regions in this window:
- a CDS encoding hotdog fold thioesterase, producing MGPFNDWLGFVFEEATGERVDAVWTVREEFLQPFGILHGGIHCSIAEALASLGGSIWFGDAGRVVGVTNSTDFYRAISAGALRSVAVPVHRGRVQQVWDVKTHDQAEGRLIARAQVRLQNLPHRDHGVTN
- a CDS encoding AMP-binding protein; translation: MTTVAEGLLPDYETLASVVERRAAERPDQAWVVDADSGREFTFAELLDACRRIAALLEQHGVGPGDRVAVLSENSLEEAVLHVAVMRYGVVLCPVNTTVGEKNLEHVLATVAPRLVFVNAGHTVHEQLAALPDGVSRVEYGAHDDAFFVPDAAGLAPTDRVLDVDRRDRSLVIFTSGTTGTPKGVVHTFESYFYMGWAGAELNDLRPDDRILEFRALTWLSPQGLSLAATLLAGATLVLARTFSRSRYFAWVVDHRITVAVSVPTAINMLLAEPVEFSGADHPHLRHLTSSTAALSLERQLEFEARYGVEILTMYGMSEAGWMAGNRAGHRRLGTVGFPTASQRLRIEVEGRAVPPGSEGEIVTGGPQAAWGYVVRPGVEEPLEDREAIHTGDLGVVEDGYLTIVGRAKDIIIRGGVNIAPAEINEALCKHPAIRDAATVGVLDPIYGEEVVSFVSLREPTSAADLLKHCASVVSAYKLPREIVVVEDLPYTDRGKVRLDDLRTLYSERQSEEVST